Proteins found in one Maridesulfovibrio sp. genomic segment:
- a CDS encoding ABC transporter permease, with protein sequence MKTRSRWQRFKESYFLHDFLHDKVALTSFAILVVLLFMGFAAPLVAPYNPYDANNINIMNSEIPPSWLPGGDTHFLLGTDAQGRDLYSTMLYGMRVSIIIGIGAVALQAFLGIMVGLIAGFMGKRVESFLMRVADVQLSFSTYMVAIFISAIFQAMFGVAKYEEIAIPLLILVIGFAEWPQYARTVRASVLAEKKKEYVEAAKVIGLSQKRIMWRHVLPNTLSPVFVISTIQVANAIMSEAALSFVGLGMPVTQPSLGSLINVGFEYIFSGSWWITMFPGIVLVVLILVINLLGDWLRDFLNPKLYKG encoded by the coding sequence ATGAAAACCAGATCACGCTGGCAGAGATTCAAGGAATCATATTTTCTGCACGACTTTCTACACGACAAGGTTGCCCTCACAAGCTTCGCTATTCTGGTCGTGCTTCTGTTCATGGGCTTTGCGGCGCCACTTGTCGCACCTTATAATCCCTATGACGCCAATAATATCAACATCATGAATTCGGAAATTCCGCCTTCATGGCTTCCCGGTGGTGACACCCACTTTCTGCTCGGGACCGATGCACAGGGACGCGACCTATATTCCACCATGCTTTACGGCATGCGCGTTTCCATAATCATCGGTATCGGCGCTGTGGCTTTACAGGCTTTCCTCGGCATCATGGTCGGGCTGATAGCCGGATTCATGGGCAAGAGGGTGGAATCCTTCCTCATGCGTGTTGCCGATGTGCAGCTTTCATTTTCAACCTACATGGTTGCTATTTTTATCTCAGCCATCTTTCAGGCGATGTTCGGAGTCGCGAAATATGAAGAAATCGCGATTCCACTGCTGATTCTGGTCATCGGCTTTGCGGAATGGCCGCAGTACGCCCGTACTGTGCGCGCTTCCGTGCTGGCAGAAAAGAAAAAGGAATACGTGGAAGCGGCCAAAGTCATCGGCCTTTCACAGAAAAGAATTATGTGGCGGCATGTTCTGCCGAACACCCTTTCGCCCGTATTTGTTATCTCAACAATTCAGGTTGCCAACGCCATTATGAGTGAGGCCGCCCTTTCCTTTGTAGGACTGGGAATGCCTGTGACCCAGCCTTCGCTGGGGTCGCTGATCAACGTTGGTTTTGAGTACATTTTCAGTGGATCATGGTGGATAACCATGTTCCCCGGTATCGTGCTTGTTGTGCTCATTCTGGTCATTAACCTGCTCGGGGACTGGCTGCGCGACTTCCTTAACCCGAAACTGTATAAGGGGTAA
- the bioD gene encoding dethiobiotin synthase: protein MSAGFFITGTGTDVGKTVVTAGLARFFMKSGRSILPIKPVQSGAVVRDDGTLDSPDGDVYLAAGAVWDIDRQCPYIFEPPTSPHLAAKMAGVELDPAVIAAKVREREEDGFLLVEGAGGIMVPLSEDASMLNLMKELGYPVILVIENKLGCINEALLSIAALQQSGLEISGLVMTSPHMPAPEEFGMAEENVRFIEKISEVKVIASIPYIEDWDYKDPECWKLIDQALDS, encoded by the coding sequence TTGTCTGCCGGTTTTTTCATTACCGGTACAGGTACGGATGTGGGCAAGACTGTGGTTACCGCGGGACTTGCCCGTTTCTTCATGAAATCCGGGCGAAGCATACTCCCGATCAAGCCTGTTCAATCCGGGGCTGTTGTCCGGGATGATGGAACACTGGATTCTCCTGACGGGGATGTATATCTGGCTGCCGGGGCGGTCTGGGATATTGACAGGCAATGCCCGTATATTTTCGAGCCGCCGACCTCTCCGCATCTGGCTGCAAAAATGGCCGGAGTGGAGCTTGATCCTGCCGTGATCGCCGCGAAGGTGCGCGAAAGGGAGGAAGACGGTTTCCTGCTGGTGGAAGGAGCCGGGGGAATAATGGTTCCCCTTAGCGAGGATGCCTCCATGCTCAATCTTATGAAAGAGCTCGGTTATCCGGTGATCCTCGTTATCGAAAATAAGCTGGGCTGCATTAATGAAGCACTGCTGTCCATCGCAGCCCTGCAGCAGTCCGGGCTGGAAATTTCCGGGCTGGTCATGACGTCTCCGCACATGCCTGCGCCTGAAGAATTCGGCATGGCCGAAGAGAATGTCCGTTTCATCGAAAAGATTTCCGAAGTAAAAGTCATCGCTTCCATTCCGTATATTGAAGATTGGGATTACAAAGATCCAGAATGCTGGAAGCTTATAGACCAAGCCCTTGATTCCTGA
- a CDS encoding hydantoinase/oxoprolinase family protein: protein MSFESGYAIGIDTGGTYTDTVVVKCEDASVVATAKSPTTHHDLSLGLASSLDKAMKQSGVSPDEVNLVSVSTTLATNAVVENKGARVGLFMIGTTKALKLPVVTLRYVTGGHKITGLEEDPLDIESLVDGIQDMAGHVDAYAVCSAMSIKNPAHELIAEKAISLSDPKPVFCSHTISTRAGQAERAATAVLNARLMPVMKDFLAGVGKALDARGLGSSVVVVRGNATPMSMDDAVLRAAETFASGPASTAYYGSIYSPAADALIVDVGGTTTDVTLIRNSQPTIQESGSFIGDWETHVEAVEMFTVGVGGDSFARINRSGNFEVGPGRVVPLCMAGNIPAPEKWIGKGHESHLLKTGPSAESSSDDDVLKYIFENGPSTFGQLMAGTGLGEIGLAGKVQKLVRSQLLEEVGFTPTDALHVEGQLEIGDRSVSEAAAALLGKEFNLDASGFAAMVLSETRTKIENAMLEHIVRKEIGGNMAGFIAGRAASSLVSFDASLNLPIVGIGAAAQKLLPEVAEKLHTEAVFPDHHEVGNALGAIKMALDKTKGDDGNE, encoded by the coding sequence ATGAGCTTTGAGAGCGGTTATGCAATAGGTATTGATACAGGCGGAACCTACACTGACACTGTAGTTGTAAAATGCGAAGACGCGAGTGTTGTGGCCACAGCCAAATCTCCCACCACCCATCATGATTTGAGTCTCGGTCTGGCTTCATCGCTGGATAAGGCCATGAAGCAAAGCGGGGTCAGCCCCGATGAAGTTAATCTCGTTTCAGTTTCCACCACCCTTGCCACCAACGCCGTTGTGGAAAACAAGGGCGCACGGGTCGGGTTATTCATGATCGGCACCACCAAAGCCCTTAAGCTTCCCGTGGTGACTTTGCGTTACGTGACGGGCGGGCATAAGATTACCGGTCTGGAAGAAGATCCGCTGGATATTGAATCCCTCGTGGATGGCATTCAGGACATGGCCGGACACGTGGATGCCTATGCGGTCTGCTCCGCCATGAGCATCAAGAATCCTGCTCACGAACTTATCGCTGAAAAAGCTATTTCTCTGAGTGATCCGAAACCCGTATTCTGTTCCCACACCATAAGTACCCGTGCCGGACAGGCAGAGCGTGCGGCCACTGCGGTGCTTAATGCGCGGCTGATGCCGGTAATGAAGGATTTTCTGGCCGGAGTAGGCAAGGCCCTTGATGCGCGCGGACTCGGTTCTTCCGTTGTAGTTGTTCGCGGTAACGCAACCCCCATGAGCATGGATGATGCAGTACTGCGCGCGGCTGAAACTTTCGCCAGCGGACCTGCTTCAACTGCCTATTACGGATCTATTTATTCCCCGGCAGCAGATGCTCTTATCGTTGACGTTGGGGGTACCACTACCGATGTAACCCTCATTCGCAACTCCCAGCCGACCATTCAGGAGAGCGGTTCTTTTATCGGCGACTGGGAAACCCATGTGGAAGCGGTGGAAATGTTCACCGTGGGTGTTGGCGGAGACAGCTTTGCGCGTATCAACAGATCCGGTAATTTTGAAGTCGGTCCGGGCCGGGTCGTCCCCCTGTGCATGGCTGGAAATATTCCCGCCCCGGAAAAATGGATCGGCAAAGGTCACGAATCCCACCTGCTCAAAACCGGACCGTCAGCCGAAAGCAGCTCTGACGATGATGTCTTGAAATATATTTTTGAAAACGGACCTTCCACCTTCGGTCAGCTGATGGCCGGAACCGGGCTTGGTGAAATAGGCCTCGCCGGTAAGGTGCAGAAGCTCGTGCGCTCCCAATTGCTGGAAGAAGTAGGCTTTACTCCTACAGACGCCCTGCATGTAGAGGGGCAGCTTGAAATAGGTGACCGGTCCGTATCCGAAGCCGCCGCGGCGTTGCTCGGTAAAGAATTTAATCTCGATGCGTCAGGTTTTGCGGCAATGGTTCTTTCCGAAACCAGAACCAAGATCGAGAACGCCATGCTTGAACACATCGTACGTAAGGAAATAGGCGGTAACATGGCCGGATTCATCGCCGGTCGCGCGGCAAGTTCTCTGGTGAGCTTTGACGCTTCACTGAATCTGCCCATCGTGGGAATAGGCGCAGCAGCTCAGAAATTGCTGCCGGAAGTAGCCGAAAAACTGCATACCGAAGCTGTTTTCCCGGATCACCACGAGGTTGGTAACGCGCTGGGAGCAATCAAAATGGCTCTTGATAAAACAAAGGGAGACGACGGCAATGAGTAG
- a CDS encoding flagellar brake protein, with protein MISQKEKLRSACTPGLKITVELGGLSDKAPTIVVGGDFSKSLIVKEPMVHNQDRSLWAEYMYPGNEATIRYIYDGIVSGYKTEVIRMISSPDRLLFLKYPKRIESYNLRRHKRVSCFMEAEIELNGNKNVAVLEDLSTSGCCISFIKNKKLSGPEIGDEMQVFCPYFTENGSTSIPCKVQRCTEDSRKTVLGLTFEKPSPEILIRIQDYVATILYHS; from the coding sequence ATGATTTCACAGAAGGAGAAACTCAGGTCCGCCTGTACTCCGGGCCTGAAAATCACTGTTGAACTGGGTGGACTCAGCGATAAAGCCCCAACTATTGTGGTCGGTGGCGACTTCAGTAAATCCCTGATCGTTAAAGAACCCATGGTCCACAATCAAGACCGATCACTTTGGGCCGAATACATGTATCCGGGAAATGAGGCCACTATCCGATATATTTATGATGGAATAGTCTCCGGCTATAAAACTGAAGTAATCAGGATGATAAGCTCTCCGGACAGACTCCTTTTTTTAAAATATCCCAAACGGATAGAATCCTACAATCTGCGCCGGCACAAACGGGTTTCCTGCTTCATGGAGGCTGAGATTGAACTGAACGGCAATAAAAATGTAGCTGTGCTGGAAGACCTGAGTACTAGCGGTTGCTGTATCAGCTTCATCAAAAATAAAAAACTTTCAGGACCGGAAATAGGGGATGAAATGCAAGTTTTCTGTCCCTACTTTACTGAAAACGGTTCCACATCCATTCCCTGTAAAGTCCAACGCTGCACCGAGGATTCGCGCAAAACAGTGCTGGGTTTGACCTTTGAAAAACCTTCCCCGGAAATTCTTATACGAATACAGGATTATGTAGCCACAATCCTTTATCATTCCTAA
- a CDS encoding oligopeptide/dipeptide ABC transporter ATP-binding protein, which produces MPTDSLVKIKNLVKHFDISGGLLDQLHMENGRITRKHTIVKAVNNVSFEIKKGETLSVVGESGCGKSTLARTVMGLYPPNSGEVHYNGERIDQLPHAQMLPYRTKMQMVFQDPYASLNPRMTVRQIIEEPIYFHNKGISRGDAKTKLHEVMRSVGMDPEWANNYPHEFSGGQRQRISIARALAVEPEFIVADEPIAALDVSIQAQILNLLMDAQKERNLTYLFISHDLSVVEHISTRVAVMYLGSLCELGTAEEIFARPQHPYTRALLSAIPKLGGEKKKHIHLSGDVPTPINLPPGCVFNGRCKFANDRCLQEIPLARTLENGTLCACHAVEEGRL; this is translated from the coding sequence ATGCCAACCGATTCCCTCGTAAAAATAAAAAATCTGGTCAAGCACTTCGATATTTCAGGCGGACTGCTCGATCAGCTGCATATGGAAAACGGACGCATCACACGCAAGCACACCATCGTCAAAGCGGTCAATAATGTCAGCTTTGAGATCAAAAAAGGTGAAACCTTAAGCGTGGTTGGCGAATCCGGTTGCGGTAAATCGACCCTCGCGAGAACCGTGATGGGTCTTTATCCTCCCAACTCAGGAGAGGTACATTACAACGGCGAGCGTATCGACCAGTTGCCGCATGCGCAGATGCTGCCCTACCGCACAAAAATGCAGATGGTTTTTCAGGACCCGTATGCCTCGCTGAACCCTCGTATGACCGTACGCCAGATCATTGAGGAACCTATCTATTTTCATAACAAAGGTATCTCACGAGGTGACGCCAAAACCAAGCTTCACGAAGTTATGCGTAGTGTGGGAATGGACCCGGAATGGGCAAATAACTACCCGCATGAATTCTCTGGCGGACAGCGTCAACGTATCAGCATAGCCCGTGCGCTGGCTGTTGAGCCGGAATTCATCGTAGCCGATGAACCGATCGCCGCGCTGGATGTTTCCATTCAGGCCCAGATCCTGAACCTGCTTATGGATGCCCAGAAAGAACGGAACCTTACTTACCTGTTCATCAGCCACGACCTTTCCGTTGTTGAGCACATCTCCACCCGAGTGGCGGTTATGTATCTGGGCAGCCTGTGTGAGCTGGGTACAGCAGAGGAAATATTTGCCAGACCGCAGCACCCCTACACAAGAGCGCTGCTCTCAGCCATTCCAAAACTTGGCGGCGAAAAGAAAAAGCACATCCACCTTTCCGGCGATGTGCCTACTCCAATCAACCTGCCTCCGGGATGCGTATTTAACGGCCGTTGCAAATTCGCCAATGACCGCTGCCTGCAAGAGATTCCCCTTGCCCGTACCCTCGAAAACGGAACTCTCTGCGCCTGCCATGCCGTAGAGGAAGGAAGATTGTAA
- a CDS encoding ABC transporter ATP-binding protein — MQSLLDVKNLSVEFALRQGPLKAVRDVSFTLSKGERLGLVGESGAGKSVTGFSIINLISKPGYISNGSIMFEGQNLAKLPFEKMRGIRGNRISMIFQDPMMTLNPVLTVGTQMVETVMAHKSVSRKEAEEIALEKLRKVYIPSPRKRLAQYPHEFSGGMRQRIVIAISLLTEPALIIADEPTTALDVTIQAEIMDLLLELCETDNMGLILITHDLAVVSEVTQRIAVMYAGGVVETGSTRQVTETPGHPYTQGLIAALPQSGATKDRLIQIPGAMPSLLNMPSGCPFNPRCSHCTDICKQERPELIKNKSGIMVACHHADKV; from the coding sequence GTGCAATCGCTTCTGGATGTTAAAAATTTGAGTGTCGAATTCGCATTGCGCCAAGGACCTCTTAAAGCAGTGCGGGACGTAAGCTTTACCCTAAGCAAGGGTGAACGGCTCGGTCTGGTAGGTGAATCCGGGGCCGGTAAGTCAGTTACCGGTTTCTCAATCATCAACCTGATTTCCAAGCCGGGATATATCTCCAACGGTTCAATCATGTTTGAAGGGCAGAATCTTGCCAAGCTGCCTTTTGAAAAAATGCGCGGCATTCGCGGTAACCGCATTTCCATGATCTTTCAGGACCCCATGATGACCCTTAACCCGGTACTGACCGTGGGAACCCAGATGGTGGAAACCGTAATGGCCCACAAAAGCGTATCCCGCAAGGAAGCGGAAGAAATAGCGCTGGAAAAACTGCGCAAAGTCTACATCCCTTCCCCGCGTAAACGTCTGGCCCAGTACCCGCATGAATTCTCCGGCGGCATGCGTCAGCGCATCGTTATCGCCATCTCGCTTTTAACCGAACCGGCCCTGATCATTGCCGATGAACCGACCACGGCCCTTGATGTGACCATTCAGGCTGAAATCATGGACCTGCTGCTGGAACTTTGTGAAACCGACAACATGGGATTGATCCTGATCACCCACGATCTGGCGGTTGTATCAGAAGTTACCCAGCGTATAGCGGTTATGTATGCAGGGGGAGTTGTTGAAACCGGCTCCACTCGTCAGGTTACCGAAACTCCGGGTCATCCCTACACTCAGGGACTTATCGCCGCACTGCCGCAATCCGGGGCAACTAAGGACCGGCTGATCCAGATTCCCGGAGCCATGCCTTCGCTGCTGAATATGCCCTCAGGGTGTCCCTTCAATCCCAGATGCTCGCACTGTACGGACATCTGTAAACAGGAACGGCCTGAACTTATAAAAAATAAATCCGGTATCATGGTGGCCTGCCACCATGCCGATAAAGTATAG
- the bioA gene encoding adenosylmethionine--8-amino-7-oxononanoate transaminase: MSIIKFDREHIWHPYTSATNPLPVFPVKRTEGVKIILEDGTELIDGMASWWCAIHGYNHPVLREALIAQAETMPHVMFGGLTHDPAVELARKLVEISPEPLQHVFLADSGSVSVEVAIKMAIQFWYAMGQPEKNRLMTIRNGYHGDTIGCMSVCDPVNGMHSMFISVLPEHIFAEAPQCGFEAGCTDDDFADFKAKIEANAHELAAVILEPIVQGAGGMRFYSPEYLKRVRAACDEHNVLLICDEIATGFGRAGTMFASEMAGISPDIMCVGKAITGGTMTLAATLATGKVAQGISAKGGVFMHGPTFMGNPLACAVANASIDLLLKSNWKERIAEITELLCSGLAPCSRSGVVEDVRCLGAIGVVELKKPVDMESIQREFVKRGVWVRPFGKLVYVMPPYVISNLELEALTSAICEVVSLQR; this comes from the coding sequence ATGTCCATCATAAAATTTGACCGGGAGCATATCTGGCACCCGTATACATCCGCTACAAACCCGCTGCCTGTTTTTCCGGTAAAGCGAACCGAGGGCGTTAAAATCATCCTTGAGGATGGTACTGAGCTTATTGACGGTATGGCTTCGTGGTGGTGCGCCATTCATGGCTATAACCACCCGGTGCTGCGTGAGGCGTTGATCGCACAGGCTGAAACCATGCCACATGTGATGTTCGGCGGCCTGACTCATGATCCGGCGGTAGAACTGGCCCGTAAGCTGGTTGAAATTTCTCCTGAACCTTTGCAGCATGTTTTTCTGGCGGATTCCGGTTCAGTGTCAGTGGAAGTTGCGATCAAAATGGCTATCCAGTTCTGGTACGCCATGGGACAGCCTGAAAAAAACAGATTGATGACCATCCGCAACGGCTATCACGGAGATACCATCGGCTGTATGTCGGTCTGTGATCCGGTAAACGGCATGCATTCCATGTTTATCTCGGTGCTGCCGGAACATATCTTTGCCGAGGCGCCGCAATGTGGCTTTGAAGCGGGTTGCACGGATGATGATTTTGCGGATTTCAAAGCGAAAATTGAGGCTAATGCCCATGAGCTTGCCGCGGTGATTCTGGAACCCATTGTGCAGGGTGCCGGGGGGATGCGTTTTTATTCTCCTGAATATTTAAAGCGGGTCCGCGCGGCTTGCGATGAGCATAACGTGCTGCTGATCTGCGATGAAATCGCCACAGGATTCGGACGCGCCGGAACCATGTTCGCCAGTGAAATGGCCGGGATCAGCCCGGATATAATGTGCGTAGGCAAGGCCATTACCGGCGGCACAATGACTCTGGCCGCGACACTTGCCACCGGCAAAGTGGCTCAGGGAATTTCTGCGAAAGGCGGTGTATTCATGCATGGGCCGACTTTTATGGGCAATCCTCTGGCGTGCGCCGTGGCGAATGCTTCCATCGATCTGCTGCTGAAAAGTAATTGGAAAGAACGGATAGCAGAAATTACCGAGCTATTGTGTTCCGGGCTGGCTCCCTGTTCCAGATCCGGAGTGGTCGAGGATGTGCGCTGTCTTGGTGCCATCGGTGTGGTAGAGCTTAAGAAACCTGTTGATATGGAATCCATTCAACGAGAATTTGTAAAGCGCGGTGTCTGGGTCAGACCTTTCGGTAAGCTTGTTTACGTGATGCCGCCGTATGTAATTTCAAATCTTGAACTTGAGGCCCTTACTTCCGCTATCTGCGAAGTGGTCAGCCTGCAGAGGTAA
- the amrB gene encoding AmmeMemoRadiSam system protein B: MNRQPVVAGRFYPDSPAQLREELKIFMGKPEADADRPVDRLVMVPHAGYVFSGEPCGKTLAQSKLASTVLLMGPNHTGLGSPLSVWDTGSWEFPGGSLDVDEKLAAELIASGAGFTSNEKAHSREHSLEVVVPFLHYLDPGTKIVPICVSESSPANLHQAGEVLAKIISEYPEPVSMVVSSDMSHFISADQAKKLDSMALEAIIRMDPSDFYSIVASNQISMCGVLPMTMAMFAAKILGANSGKLVDYTNSGKATGDYERVVAYAGVIIS, encoded by the coding sequence ATGAACAGACAGCCAGTAGTCGCCGGGCGTTTTTATCCGGACAGTCCGGCTCAGCTCCGCGAAGAACTTAAGATATTTATGGGCAAACCGGAAGCAGATGCAGACCGGCCGGTTGACCGTTTGGTGATGGTTCCCCACGCTGGATATGTCTTTTCCGGTGAGCCTTGCGGAAAAACCCTCGCGCAGAGTAAGCTGGCTTCCACCGTCCTCCTGATGGGGCCCAATCATACCGGGCTGGGCTCGCCGCTTTCCGTTTGGGATACCGGAAGTTGGGAATTCCCCGGTGGCAGTCTTGATGTAGATGAAAAACTGGCAGCCGAGCTTATTGCAAGCGGGGCCGGTTTTACTTCAAACGAAAAGGCCCATTCACGGGAACATTCACTTGAGGTGGTCGTGCCTTTTCTTCATTATCTTGACCCGGGCACCAAAATTGTTCCTATCTGTGTTTCCGAATCATCGCCTGCGAATCTTCATCAGGCAGGGGAAGTCCTCGCGAAGATTATTTCTGAGTATCCCGAGCCTGTATCCATGGTTGTGAGCTCGGATATGAGCCATTTTATCTCTGCTGATCAAGCCAAAAAGCTCGATTCCATGGCCCTTGAAGCGATTATCCGTATGGATCCGTCCGACTTTTATTCCATAGTTGCCTCCAACCAGATCAGCATGTGCGGAGTTCTGCCTATGACTATGGCTATGTTTGCGGCAAAGATTCTAGGGGCAAATTCAGGAAAGCTTGTTGACTATACAAATTCAGGAAAGGCAACCGGCGATTATGAGAGAGTCGTGGCCTATGCCGGGGTGATCATTTCTTAG
- a CDS encoding tetratricopeptide repeat protein, protein MGDISQVLGVFSKGITDHTGAGTTMQRSESRTYYYVIRSGVDKYHVQPLNEQNIPSGLVMTLTKKEFITQFTPEMKYYDKKTLPALKTLKEKIDRGEKEFIEGNLDEAEQSFAKALFLDPEHPKANLGMGSVQCSKKNFAKLSDIINRLLNNDTIYMESQRQEFNMFAISLRKQSLFDEAISFYRRAIEINPADENLHFNTARAYFDSGENDKALDHLEKALEISPTLEVASIFKKYIIKRKDK, encoded by the coding sequence ATGGGAGATATTTCGCAAGTGCTTGGTGTTTTTTCTAAAGGCATCACAGATCATACCGGTGCAGGAACAACCATGCAACGTTCCGAAAGCAGGACATACTATTATGTAATCCGTTCAGGTGTTGATAAATACCATGTACAGCCTTTAAATGAGCAAAATATTCCTTCCGGGTTGGTGATGACTCTTACTAAAAAGGAATTCATCACCCAATTCACCCCGGAAATGAAATACTATGATAAAAAAACTCTCCCGGCACTGAAAACCCTGAAAGAAAAAATAGACAGGGGCGAAAAAGAATTTATCGAAGGCAATCTTGATGAAGCTGAACAATCCTTTGCCAAGGCCCTTTTTCTGGACCCGGAACACCCCAAAGCAAATCTGGGCATGGGATCTGTCCAATGCAGCAAAAAGAACTTTGCCAAGCTTTCAGACATTATAAACAGGCTCCTCAATAATGATACTATTTATATGGAAAGCCAGCGGCAGGAATTTAATATGTTTGCCATATCGTTACGCAAACAATCTCTTTTTGATGAAGCCATCTCCTTTTACAGACGGGCTATTGAAATAAATCCAGCAGATGAAAATCTACATTTTAATACAGCCAGAGCATACTTCGACTCGGGTGAAAATGATAAGGCTCTGGACCATCTGGAAAAAGCCCTTGAAATATCTCCCACGCTTGAAGTAGCCTCTATATTCAAGAAATATATCATCAAGAGAAAAGACAAATGA
- the bioB gene encoding biotin synthase BioB, with product MDRHEKEALWRAAHGGGAIDEHAAVSVLGASHGELLEILHAAHTVTTRRFGREVSLCSIANVRSGNCSEDCSFCAQSSHFTGTPAPAYPLMSVEEIRDCAAKADGSPLEFFSYVTSGRALKGKSLDHVCEAVDGMREKNFNHCASLGCLDFDSLKKLRESGVVRYHHNLETAESYFANVCTTHSYAERVRTVRDAKKAGLEVCCGGLLGLGESHKQRVELALTLAELEVDSIPLNFLIPIPGTPLEEMAPLQPLEILLTIAMFRLVNPHAEVRMAAGRAALRSLQSFIFHAGCNGLMVGDFLTVSGQGIDHDLTMLEDLGLTVRNKK from the coding sequence TTGGATAGACACGAAAAAGAGGCTTTGTGGCGCGCTGCCCACGGCGGAGGGGCAATTGATGAACATGCTGCCGTATCGGTGCTCGGTGCATCTCACGGAGAGCTGTTGGAGATTCTCCATGCTGCCCACACTGTGACTACGCGCAGATTCGGAAGGGAAGTAAGTCTTTGTTCAATTGCCAACGTACGCAGCGGCAACTGCTCGGAGGATTGCAGCTTTTGCGCTCAGTCCAGCCATTTTACCGGTACACCAGCCCCGGCTTATCCACTCATGTCGGTGGAGGAAATCAGGGATTGTGCTGCAAAGGCCGACGGTTCTCCTCTTGAATTTTTCAGCTACGTCACCAGCGGCAGGGCCCTGAAAGGGAAATCCCTTGATCATGTCTGCGAGGCCGTGGATGGAATGCGCGAAAAGAATTTCAACCATTGCGCTTCCTTGGGTTGTCTTGATTTTGATTCTCTCAAAAAATTGCGCGAATCCGGCGTAGTCCGTTATCACCACAATCTCGAAACCGCTGAAAGCTATTTTGCGAATGTCTGTACCACTCACAGCTATGCAGAGCGTGTCCGCACAGTGCGTGATGCCAAGAAAGCCGGTCTGGAAGTCTGCTGCGGCGGATTGCTGGGGCTTGGCGAAAGCCATAAGCAGCGTGTGGAGCTGGCGCTGACCCTTGCGGAACTGGAAGTGGACTCGATTCCGCTTAATTTCCTGATTCCCATTCCGGGAACTCCACTGGAAGAGATGGCTCCTTTGCAGCCTCTGGAAATTCTGCTGACTATCGCCATGTTCCGGCTGGTTAACCCTCACGCTGAAGTTCGCATGGCAGCAGGTAGAGCAGCCCTGCGTTCATTGCAGTCATTTATTTTTCATGCCGGGTGTAACGGGCTGATGGTCGGTGATTTCCTGACAGTTTCCGGTCAGGGCATCGATCATGATCTGACCATGCTGGAAGATTTGGGACTGACAGTCCGAAACAAAAAATAA